AAAATAAATATGAACGACTATAAATTATTCCAGGATTCTTTTATTGGCAAAAAGTCACAGTTTATCGCAGACAGGATTGCCAAAGAATTTGGATTGGTAAGAGCAATGGAAATCAAAAGAGAAAACCTTAAAAATTTATTGGCGGAAAATGAAAATAGCAAAAGTAAGAAAGCTAATAAAAGTGAAAATATAAAACCACAAGATGTCCGCCAGAAATTTAAACACGCTTTAATGCAAATTAATGAACAGAAGTTTAATACTCCCGAAGTCTATTTCCTAGCACTCGAAAAAAACGGCTTCAAAGTAATCCGTCATTTTGATGATAAACAAAACCTGCGTGGTTACAGTATTGAAAAAGAAGGAACAATGATGAGTGCTACTGCCGTCAGTAAAGAGTTTTCTTTAAGCAAACTGGGACTGATAAATATGAGTTATAGGGAAACGAAGGAAAAGCTAAATAACAATACTCCTCCGAATAAAACTGAAAAGAAAGAACAAATTACTGCGCCAATTTTGTCTGATAAAAAATCACTGGAGATTTACATAGAACCATTAAATGACTCGAATCAAAAAGATTCCCTACAACGGTTTTTAAAAGATTTCGGTATAGATAAAGAAACTATTGATAAAAGTGAATTGCAGTTTATTAAGCATAAAAATTATTACTATGCTGCATTGAAAAATAACAGTGGTGGCTGGGCTGTAATGAACCCGTTTACGCAAACTAATATTGGCGCAAAAGATATTATCACAATCTGTGAGCAAAAGAATGTTGATGTAATTATCTGCGGAGATGCTTTTTCTTATTTAAAAAACATTCAAAATAACGGGCAAAATACACCTGCCAATTATATCATACTCAATGAAATATTCGATGGCGAAAAATTAAAAAAAACTTTAGAATATCTCCAACCGAAACAAATATTATACGCTGCCAAAGAGCAGCGTCTCGCAGGTTTCTTAAAAGACTTTAGCCAAAAAATATTATCAGATGCCCAGCAAGAAAATACCACTTTTATCCATAACTATTTAGACAAAGCAATGGACTCTAATTTTTCTACAACCAAGACAAATTCTTTTTCAAATAAGAATAATCTCGCAAGTTTTATGGAACTCTTATTCTCAGAGCAGTATCAAGGACATTCAGTCGCGCAATTTATTGAATCAAAGAAGAAAATGAAATGGCGTAAACTTAACTTGTAGGTTTAAAAAATTATGGGCTGTTGAAAATAAAAAAGGGGTAGTGGTCTTGGACAACGTTGATGAAATAAGTGTGTTCATTCCTAATGATGTGATTTGCTTTCAATCTTTGAATTAACTTTGGTCTTGGACAACTAATTTACTCAGCGCAATTTTAAGCACTAATCTGCCTCCCATTTTTTCAAAATAGGCACCAATGGCAAAAGTTCTGTATCGGAATGTGGTCAATGTTTTTTGTGTTTTTTCTTGAAGTACAAACGTTCTGAATAAAGACATTATATTATAGGCTATCATGGCAAAAGAAAGGGCCGCTTCTGTGGCGTAAAAACCGTTGAGGTTAAAGCTGTCAAAGCCGAAATCATACTTTAATTCTTTGATACGGTTCTCCGCATCTCCTCTGCCACGGTACATCCGCCATACTTCTGCCGGTGCAAAATCTAAGTTGGTAACATAGGCTGAATAACGATAGTTACGGTGTATCTCGGCTTTAGCAAAAAGGCTCAATAATTTACCCGGGGCTTTGGGGCTTTCTTTTATCTTTTGTCTTACAATCACCATTCTACGAGCGGTTTTCCAAGAGTCTCTTTGATAAATCCGTTCACAGATTTCGATACCCTCATCTAAAGTTATCCAGACATTGTTGGTGTCAATCATACGTTGTAAGGGATGTGTAAATTTGGCGGCTATAATGTATTTTTTTTCGCTGTCTTCTAAATAATCTAAAATATCGGATTGAAAAAAACCACTGTCTAAACGGATTAGGCTCACTTCTTTATTTTTCAACTTAGCCAAAGTGTCTTCTAAAAAAGCGAGAAAATTATTAGCAGAAGAAGCGTCGCCACTCCTAAGCCACATATTGGCCACCAACTTCACATCGTTTACAAAAGCGATTAAGGGGTGATGAGATAAACGACCTTTTTATTAGGATTGTAGCCTTTTTTGGCTCCTTGCTGATCACCATAACGGGTTATTATGGAAGAGTCTACATCCAAAGTAAAATTATCAAATTGAAAGTTGTCAAATATCCAAGAATAAAAATAATCGCTCACATTATAGTTCCTGGATTGGGTAAACTTGCCGAAGAAGCTCTTGTAAGTATCCTGAGCGGTTACGGCATCCCAATCAAATAGCGTTGCTAAAGCAGCATCATTGCGGGTAACTTCTGTGTGCATAAACCGGTTAGCTCCACACCAAATGCTGGTAATAAAGGCTGCAATTATGGTGGTTGCTTTATGGGCATTGTTCGATTTTCGGAAGGGTAAATAAGGGCAAGCATTTATTTTGTTCCTAAAGCCCATTTTGTCCAATAATTGCTTCAAAATAACCATTCCGCCACAGAACCTAACCTCTTAACCGGAATAGCTTATATCGAACTCCTTTAGCCTATTTTGTCTAATGTTAAGTTCTGCTAAGCAGAGAAACACGTTATCGTGCAAGTATGAAAATAGTTTTCATTTTTTTTGAAAAATACAATTTTAAGGTACTATATCTCTTGTAATTAAAGAACAACTCTAAAGCCCCATATTCTAATTTAAAGGTGCTATATTCCAATATAAACAGCCATTTCGTCGTTTATTGTGCTAGTTAAAATAATGACAATGAATTACGACGTATTTTTTTGAAAAAAACGAACAATCGTTTGCGTGATAAGAGTTGTTAAAATGTATTTACATTTGTGTTAAGAGTATTTTAATTTTTAATAAACCAAGATTATGAATATAAAAATGAAAAGATTTCTCTTCCTCACCTGTCTCATAATTTTCTATTGCATTAAAGTTTCTGCCCAGCAGAGAATTGAGGTAACAGGGATAGTCAAAGACACAACTGGTAAGACCATGTCTGGTGTAAGTATAAAAACAGAAGGTGGTGGAGCAATTTCTGACGACAATGGCAAATTCACTGTATTTGTGAAAAGTTTGCAATCTGAAATTACTGCTACTTATATTGGTTACGTTACACTAAGAATAAAACTAAATGGTCATAAGGACATAAGTATCATACTTACTCCCAATACCAAATCTGACTTGCAAGATGTTGTAGTAATTGGTATGCAACAGCAGTCAATGAGAACAACAGTCTCATCGATATCGGGAATTGTAAGTAAAGATATTGAAAATAGACCGGTAGCAAGTGTTGATGTATTACTTCAAGGTCGTATTGCAGGCCTAAATGTGCAGGTATCAAGTGGCGAGCCCGGTGTTGCACCAACAGTCGTTGTAAGAGGCAACTCAACTGTAAATACGAGCATTGGAGACAATGCAAATGTTCAACAAGCACAGGCAATGAGTGGCCCTTTATATGTAATAGATGGTATTCCAATAGATCCAGCGGATATTGCAAATAATGCAGGAGCTACTGGTACCAATTTTTTAGCTGGTTTAAATGTCAATGATATAGAGTCGGTGCAAGTTCAGAAAGATGCTGCCGCAACTGCAGCTTGGGGATCAAGAGGTGCAAACGGCGTAATATATATAACAACAAAAAAGGGAACCTCTAAAGTGCCAGTATTTGGGGTAAATGTTTATTATGGTGTAAACCAGAAGCCAAAGCTGATACCAACACTTACCGGATCCGCTGAAAGAGAAGCCAAATTAAATATTATCAATCAATATGCAACAACAGCTGCTCAATTAGCAGCATTACCTCATTTGTTAACAGATAGCCTTAACCCCTCTTTTAACAATGCGACCGATTGGCAAGGTTTGTTTTATCAAGCTGCACCTATTACAAATATAGATGCTACCATGTCTGCAGCGTCTGAGGATTATAATTATCGTCTAAGTATGGGATATTATAATACCCAAGGAATAATTAGAAATACAGGATACCAACGTTATTCACTAAGAGGAAATTTTGGGTTTAAAATCAGCCCCAAATTGAATAGCCAACTTGTATTGGCAATGGTTAAAGAAAATAGGCAGGCGGGACAAAAATATCAAAATTCTGATGCCAACACACCATTTAGTGGCAGTTCACAACCAACTTCATTTTACTATGTAAACGGCTTTGATTCTTCTGGTTTCTTAGGGATTTCAAGCAAATTAAGAAATATTAATTTGAATGATAACTATCAGGCCTCTATGACGACCAATTACGATATCTTACCTGGTTTAAGATATACGCTTCAAGGTGGAGCCAACGTATATGTGACATCCAAAGATTACTTTCAACCTTCAAATGTAGATGTAGTAGGTGCTCTAACTGGAGGTAATCCCTCACAACCCTCTTATGCTGAATCAGATAGGGGAACTTACTCAACCTATCTGGTTACCAATACATTGAATTATAATAAAGAATTTAAGACTAAGGCGGGTAATTCTCATAATTTAAATCTAACAGCTTCTCAACAATATACTAGCTTGGTGTCAAGTGGAAATACCGCTAGCGGCTACAACACGCCTACCAATGATATAAAAACGGTAACAGGAATTCCGCAATCAGATTTATCTGGTTCATCTTATTACCAGAAAGATGCATTATTATCTTTAATTGGTCAAATACAATACAATTACAATCAGCGATACTTGTTATATGGGTCCTATAGAGCAGATGCCTCTTCAAGATTTGGCAATAATAATAAATGGGGTTATTTTCCTGCTGTTGGAATAGGCTGGATCGTTTCTGATGAGAAATTTATGAGTGGTATTAAAAACACGGTCAACTTTTTTAAACTTAGATTTAGCATGGGGTCTTCCGGTAAAAATGCTTATCAATTTTATCCCACCTTCAATGAATATAATCTTTCGGGAACATATAATGGTACACAAGCTGTTCAGCCAAGTTACACCAATGGCCTCACCAAGAACAATCTTACTTGGGCTAAATCTGTCCAAAAAGATTTAGGGTTTGATTTACAAATGTTTAATAATCGGGTAATTTTAAATACTGATTTCTATGACAAGTTGGATAAGAATCAGTTTTTTAATTTTACATTGCCATTCTTTACCGGTTACAACTCTGTATATTATAATGCAAAGGATTTGTGGGTCGATAATCGAGGTATAGACATTACTTTAAATACCCATAATCTATCTCCCAAAAGTGCCATACAATGGAATAGCCAATTAGTACTTACATTTCAAAAAAACTTAATTGCTAAGTTACCGAACAATAATCGCACTTTTGTAATAGATGATTATAACTCAGGTGTATCACGCGTATATGCAGTTGGACAACCCATATATGAAATGTTTCAAATGCATTATGAGGGCGTGTATAATAACCAAAGTGAAATACCATTCAACCCCTTAACTGGTAATCCAATTACTTACTTCAAAGGCTACTATCCTGTCAAACCCGGTTATCCGAAATGGAAAGACGCCAATGGCGATGGTGATGTCTGGAGTGATGAAGATAATGGAGATCAATACGGTGATAGAATACCAACCGGAGACCCTAACCCCAAATTTGTTGGAGGTTTTAGTAATGATTTCACTTATAAAAATTTCACTTTAACCATATCAAGTGTGTTCACCTTTAAAAGAACAGTTGTAAATACTTTCTTTCAACAACAGTTGGATGGAATCGCAGGGAGTGTTAATAATCTTGCTAGCCATAGGCTACCAGATCTATCCGGCTTAAATTATTGGACACCAGAAAAAGCACAAGACCCAAATTATAAAGCTAATTTCCCATCAATCTCCCCATATAGTCCATATTTCTATCAGTTCTTACCTTTTACCGATATGTTCAATGTAGATGGAAGTTATTTCAAAGTAAAAAATATAATTCTTAATTATGTTCTACCAAGTAAGTTTACCAATAAATTGAAGATTAAACACATTAATGTATATGCAATGATGTACAATGTATTAATATTGAAAAATAAAAACAATACCATGCCAGACCCTGAGGCGGTTGATCAATTGGGTGTATATGATGGTGGCTTGTATCCTCAAGCAAAGACATATACAGTGGGTTTAAATATTCAATTCTAAGAGTTTAGCGAATCATAGTTTTCAAATAGTAAAAATGACAAACGAATGAAACATTTCCTTTTTTTTAAAAAACTGCTCATAATATTTTTAATAAGTATAGCTCTTTTGGGAATTACTTCGTGCAATAAGCAGCTTCATGAAGGCCCAATAGGGTCAACATATAGTAGTGAGTTTTGGACATCACAAACTGCAGCTGATGAGGCAACTGCTGCAATGTATGGTCAGTTAAGAGCTAGCCTCAGGGCCTCTTCTGGTTCAGGAGTAGATCAAGGTGAAGCTTGCTATTTTGTTTATGGCGATTTAGTAAGTGACTTATTTAGATACGCTGGAGGAGATACTTTTCTCCAATATGGATTAACTAGTGATGGGAAAATTCCTTGGAATTTCTCTTATGTACCTTACTGGAACAATTTAACGGATTGGTCAAGGTTTTATCAAGTAATAGCACTCTGTAATCTTATTATAGAAAATGTAAATAAGATGAATAATTCTTTATTTACAAGTGTGGAAAAAAAGAATGCTTACGTAGCTGAAGCTTTATTTGTAAGAGCTTATACCTATTTCTTTATTACTAGAGTTTGGGGAGACCCTGTTTATGTTGCTAAAACATATAATGATGTTGATTATGGACATATTCCGCCAATTCCTCGTTCTCCAGAAAATCAAGTTCTAGATAGCTGTATTAGAGATTTACGTATTGCAGATGCCAATTTAGATTATGCCAATGGAGATATTACCCAAAGTGTTACTGCCAATAAGGGAAGCGTAGAGGCACTAATGGCTCATATATTTGAATGGCAGCACAATTATGATAGCGCTCATTATTATTGCCAACAGGTAATCAACAATGGAGGCTATTCCTTAGAACCAATGAGTACTTACAAAAATATATGGAAAGGTGAATCTTCCAATGAAAGTATTTTTGAAATATCAATGCAGTACAACGCAAATGATCCTAATTTCAATTCGCAAGGAAGTTTTGCAGAAGCCACTTTCTCTTTTTTTGGTGGATTCTTAAAGGGTGCTATCGTAAATCAAAGAAGAACAAGTTGTTGGATTGCACCAACCGGCGGACTTGTAGACGCTGTATTATTTGACACATCCAAGGATTTGCGAGCCAAATCGATTTTGTCTTATCAACAGGCTTCTGGCGGAGACCCTGCAGGTTATATGCTAACTAAATATAGCAATTTCCAAACTACAGCTACCTCAAGTCCATATATCAATAATAATCTTGTGATTTTCAGGCTTTCAGATATCTATTTACTAGATGCCGAAGCGCTTGCTTATAAAGGAGATTTAACTGGTGCGGCAAATGATCTTAAAATGACTGAAGATAGAGCAGGTATAAACAATTATCAAAGTATTAGTGACCAATATAATATGCTAGATGAAGTAGTAATGGAAAGGGGGCGTGAGCTTATTGGGGAAGGGCAATGGTTTTACGATTTGATTAGAACTAATCAAACACAACAATGGTTGCAATACATTAATTATCCAAGCACACGTGTAAATACAACAAACAAAGGGTATTATTGGCCAATTGATATGAGTACCTTATTTCCTTATGATAATTTATTAACACAAAATCCTTGGTGGAATAATAATAGTGGTCGATAAATTAAAAAAGTAACCAAATTAAAAAACTCAATTTTCATTGAAATGAAAGCAAAAATAAATTTCCCTACTAAAATTTGCCTGTTCCTATTCATCACTATTTCGGTGATAGCTTGCAAAAAAAATTATATCATAGGAGGAAAGGTTGAAGATGTAAACAAGTATGCAAATATGACTTCTTATGATGTATTGAATAGCCTCCCGCAATTCGATACTTTGGTGCAGGTAATTGATGCAGCTGGACTAAAAGATAAGATAAATCAAGATAATTCCACTTTTTTTGCCATCAGCAACGGTTCAATTTTTAATTATCTTCAATTACGTACTCTTCTACTTCAATCAACGGTAAACCAATATGCTAAATTTACATTAGATTCCTTAAAATATTATTTACAAAATAATATTAATGGTACGAAGGATTCATTATTGATGTATCAAGTAGCTACCACATTAACGACAAGTAATTTAACTAATAATGGTGCACAATATCCCTCGGAATTAATTGGAGACTCGGTTTTGGTGTCTTATGAAACTACATTAGATCCATTATTAGGATATACCACATTGGTTTCTACACCTCCAAGAGTTGTATATTTTGCTCAATTATGGAAACACTATAATTTAAATAGTAAAGATAGTACCGCAGCTAAATTACCTTCTACAACTGGAGTAAGAACTTTGGTTGGTACATCCTTCATTAAAACAAAAAACGGAATGATTAATGTGCTTCGTTCTGGAAGTACATTATTCTTTTACGGAACAAGGATTAACTAAAATAAAAATGTTAAGAAATGAAAAATATTAAAGTAAGCGTTTGGGCTAATTCCTTTATCATACTCATTTTATGCTCTATGATAATGTTAGGCTGTACCAAAATACAAAATGGCTTCCTAAGCCCGACAATGCAATATTCTACTCACTTATTTGTTGCACCTCAAGGACAGATTGCTAGTTCCAATTCGTTAGTTGCTGACGGTTCTAATCTTCCATTAAATGTGAAATGGACACATATTTATGATTCTTCTGGTAAGAATGTGGATGCAATGTTTTTAAAAACTTATCCGGTAGGGATATGGACACAATCATATAACCCACTTACCGACACAAGTTATGCCTCTATTGTTGCTAAAAGAACAACCGAAGAGTTACCCCCCTTTACCGTTAATTCTACAAGTGGTGTTATTAGCACCAATAGCGCAACTTTGTACATACCATTGGGTACATATTCCTTGGATTTACAAGTAACTAACTCCGCGGGTACACAAGAATTAAAGAACGCTATATCGATAAAAATTGCCGCGGCACAACCAGTACAGACAGCGGATGATGGGGGAATTGGTTCATTCAGTTTATCAAGATTAAATGCTGGTACCTCTGGAGGAGCAGCCACTCATAATGGTGTAACCTCAGTTTTCTATAATGGGAATTTTAATCCATTTGTAGTGTATAGCGTTAGAAGAATCTCAGACACACCTAATGTGATGATTATAAAAGTTACAGACAGGAATGGCGTTGTTTTCAATCCAAAGAAAGGTGAGATTGCAAAAAGACCCGCTGGTGGATTGAACCCTATACCGCCATACTTGCAAAATTTACAATATTATGCTCCAGATACTTTTCAGGCATTAGATTCCGCTCTTTATGTAAAATATCCATTAACTCCTTTTCCAATAGCATCTTTGGGAAATGGATTTAATATGTATTATATCATCCCTACACAATATGTACACATGGATAGTACCAAGTCCTGGAGCGGTAACTCGGCTGGCACATTCTACCAAGGTACTTCGGATTCCCATTATTTAGGCCAGTTTGGAGATAATCTTTATGATTATGCTTTAAGGATTCCTCTGAGAATTCAAACTCCTGGTAATTATTTCTTTCAAATCAAACTATTAGACGTAACACACAGATAATGGGTTTATATATGGTTTATAAAGATTGGCTAATTTATTTTAAAGCACTCGTATTTAAACGCGGGTGCTTTTTGTTTACTTATTTAATCATAAGAAGTCATTTGTCTTTTCCTGTTTTGTACGCTGAAAGAAAAAATCCCCAATTAAGAGAAGAAATAGAAAGTTGGAGTGATACCCTTTTTTAAACCATAATACTGACAAATAATGTCACACTTTTTTAAAGCCTATGAATCTTGAATGTAAAGCTTTCATTCAATGTGTTTATGACCGTTAACAAGGCTGAAACTCACGACACGTTATTGCTAACAGCCGTCTTCGGAACCTCACCTCTTTGTGAATTAGTTTTATAGCCTTTTTGATTTGCAAAATATATTATTGAATTAAATTTTATTCTATCCCCCGAATTTTCATAGCAATAATGCAACATGTTAATGCTGTTTGTTTCATCATGTTTTGAACAATCAAGTCTACACAACGATAAAAAATATTTCTCGCCAATTTCATAGTTAAATGAATTTGCAATTGCATAAGCTACTCTATACCATTCTTCATAGGTGTTTGTAATACTTAAACCCCGCTTCGATAGAAATTTAATTATCCCTTGTATTGCTTTCCTATTTTCTGGGATGTTCTTGCCTTTAGGATTAAATAAAATGTCCTTACTTTCTAAACCTGTTTGAAAAAGTCATCGAACTGAATTACAAGGCGAATACAGAAGGAGAAAAAATAATACACAGAACTTCTAACTTTTATATCTTTAATAAATACAAAAGTTTTTACAATTTTAATCTCTCTACTAGGTGGTCAATATCATTGAAATATACAAAGTGTGTGGTCAAGCACAAAAAACTATTCACTGAAAAAATAAAAAAGGCACAGATTCTTTGGCATCTTTTAAAAAAGAAACTCAAATTAAGAAATGGGTATGAACGAAGTAGAATTGAAAAAGGAATTCCGAATGATTTAGAAAGGCATTTGACAATCACCAAAAATAAAAATCAATGAACTCTGAGGTTTTTATTATTTCACCAACTTTGTCTAGAGAGAATGTATCTGCAAATATTATGACATTAATTGGTGTGATTGAAAACTATCCCAAAGAGGTTGGAAATATTGATTTGAAAATAAGGATAAACTAATAAAAGTAAGAAGTAAAATGACAGAAAAAATATTGGACGATTTATTAAACATCTCCACTGAAAATGAAGTAGTGGAATTTAAAGAAGCCAAAGCCCAATACAGTAAAGAAAAATTGGGCGAGTATTTTTCTGCGTTAAGCAACGAAGCCAACTTAAAATCATTACCAACTGCGTGGTTAGTAATGGGTGTAAAAAAACGATAAAACAATAGTTGGTACACAAATTTCAGATGCCCAAATTAATGACTATAAATACGAAATTACGCAACATACGTCGCCACGCTCTTCTTTTGTAGATGTACACAAAGTAATAAAAGAAGGTAAAACGGTTCTGTTGTTTGAGATAGCGCCTGCACCTAAAGGAATGCCGGTTAGTTGGAAAGGACATCGTTATGGTAGAGATGGCGAGAGCTTGGGCGCATTGAGCGATTTGGAATACGATGTGATTAAAGCGCAGGGTCAGCACAAAGATTGGAGTGCACAAATTGTCAAAGAGGCTACTATAAACGATTTATCCAAAGAAGCTATTGATTTTGCACGCATTCAGTACAAAGAAAAAAATCCCCAACTAAGAGAAGAAATAGATAGTTGGAGTGATACCCTTTTTTTAAACAAAGCAAAAATTACAATCAAAGGAAAAATTACGAATTCTGCTATTTTGCTTTTGGGTAAATTCCAACAGAAATTCAATAGAAAATTGAGACACATAGTGGGACGGATATAAATCGCTTTTCTCATTTAAAAGAATTGGATCTAAAAAATCATACCTCTTATTTCCTTGAATTTTTGCAGCCAGATAGATTACAAAAATACAACCTCTTGGAAGAAGCAGTATATGTATGTATGCGTGTTATTCTCATCGCTCAAACTTTTTGAGTAGGTTGTGTGTATTATACAATAATCCGATCCATATTGAAATCAGCAACATTCCAAATACACCTATCAAAATTATTCATCTGAAATAAATTTAAAACCTAATATAGCTTTATCTGTCAGTTTATAAGCCTTAGCAATTTCAATTAGTGTACTAAATTGAATATCTATTTTTCCCTTTTCTATTTTAGCCAATTTACTGTTATCAAGATTTGATAAATAAGAAAACTGTAAAAGATTGTCTTCTTTCAAAGTCTTTTCTCTTCGGTTCTTTAAATAAGCACCAAATTCTACTAAAAATTTATTTTTTTGATCATTGTGCATTAGTTTATAAAGTTGCGTATATAAACAAAAAATATTTTGGTCGAATTAGGCCAATTCGTTATCTTTGTTCTGGAATAGCAAAATTATTTTAAACTATTCATTTTAGAATCTTATTAGTGAAACGTAGGGGATTTCAATAAGTACAAATGCAATAAGTGAAAGGCTAGTGCATAATAGGTGCGGGTACTTCTAGAATATACTTTCTCTCACGACCTCGCTTATAGGTAAGTTGGTTTCGCGCTTTTGCTGTGTCTGCCGCGCGTTGCTTACTTACACCAAAGTTCGCGCAATTTTGGATGTTGTTTTCTTCTACATATAAAAGACATATTTCTTTAGAAAAATACCAGGAGCAAAAGTCATTGCATCGTGCAGTGGAATGCTTGTCCCAACTTATAGCCATTACAGTGAATAACGCAAGACAGCCCAAAGCACCTGTCTGACGAGCCAATCCACGGGCTTTGCAGACACGAAGTACATAATGGGACACCAGATTAAAACGCTGGTGTTCTATTTTAATCATCCATTATTTAATCTACATCAATGAGCTATAGGAATTTATTCGACGATACACTGGAAAATCATGAGCTGGCCATTCGCTTTAAGAATGGGGAAGAGCAAGCACTGGCATATTTCTATACCAAGGCTTTCAAGCCTTTAGTTTATTTTGGATGTAGGTATCTTAATGATGAATTTACTGTCTGCACCATTGTCCAAGAGGCCATTTTGAAGTTATGGCAACAACCATTCAGGGAAAAGATAGAGAGCATTTTTCATGCTTATTGCTTCATTCGTATCAACATACGTTGGCGTTGCTTATCATGGCACAAGAATAAAAAAAATGAATTTCTGAAACATATTCATTGTGACGAACATATAGATCGCTATGCAGAAATACCTCCCACAACAGCTTCGGAGAACGGTTACACCCAAAAAAAAGAAGAGTTATTACAAGCCATTGATAAAGTCATACCACTACTTCCACCTAATCAGGAGAACATTATGCGGCTGTACCTTAATTATGGTTATAGCTACAAGGAAATGGCAAAACGCTATACTACTTCCAATCAAAGAATTGCCAAAGAAATAAATAAAAGCATTGAAAGGGTTAAGAAAATTATTAACGCAGGAAAGCCCGCCGTAATATCCCAGCCAACAGTTAAATATACCAGCTTATTATCATTAAGCTTAAGTAATAAAAACGTGGCGGTGAAAGCTGGCCACCAGAATGATTATGAAGAAGTGTTGGACGGTACACGATTACAAATATTCAGATACCGTTATGAACAGAAAATGAGTTTTGGTGAAATTGCTGAAAGAATAAGTCTCCCCATCTGTGATGTACAGCAAGAATACCTCAAAGCCCACGAAATTATAAAAGGAATC
The Arachidicoccus soli DNA segment above includes these coding regions:
- a CDS encoding relaxase/mobilization nuclease domain-containing protein, translated to MIGKAKSNLSLGNTIDYNLKQKSVLFYTNNLVGENIEDYRMQMEDLQKCYRGYGKQLLIHAVLSPATEDGKRLDESTWQKIADSYLQEMKLKEHYQSIGFIHRDKGHTHAHLVISKINMNDYKLFQDSFIGKKSQFIADRIAKEFGLVRAMEIKRENLKNLLAENENSKSKKANKSENIKPQDVRQKFKHALMQINEQKFNTPEVYFLALEKNGFKVIRHFDDKQNLRGYSIEKEGTMMSATAVSKEFSLSKLGLINMSYRETKEKLNNNTPPNKTEKKEQITAPILSDKKSLEIYIEPLNDSNQKDSLQRFLKDFGIDKETIDKSELQFIKHKNYYYAALKNNSGGWAVMNPFTQTNIGAKDIITICEQKNVDVIICGDAFSYLKNIQNNGQNTPANYIILNEIFDGEKLKKTLEYLQPKQILYAAKEQRLAGFLKDFSQKILSDAQQENTTFIHNYLDKAMDSNFSTTKTNSFSNKNNLASFMELLFSEQYQGHSVAQFIESKKKMKWRKLNL
- a CDS encoding transposase; translated protein: MKQLLDKMGFRNKINACPYLPFRKSNNAHKATTIIAAFITSIWCGANRFMHTEVTRNDAALATLFDWDAVTAQDTYKSFFGKFTQSRNYNVSDYFYSWIFDNFQFDNFTLDVDSSIITRYGDQQGAKKGYNPNKKVVYLITP
- a CDS encoding transposase: MKLVANMWLRSGDASSANNFLAFLEDTLAKLKNKEVSLIRLDSGFFQSDILDYLEDSEKKYIIAAKFTHPLQRMIDTNNVWITLDEGIEICERIYQRDSWKTARRMVIVRQKIKESPKAPGKLLSLFAKAEIHRNYRYSAYVTNLDFAPAEVWRMYRGRGDAENRIKELKYDFGFDSFNLNGFYATEAALSFAMIAYNIMSLFRTFVLQEKTQKTLTTFRYRTFAIGAYFEKMGGRLVLKIALSKLVVQDQS
- a CDS encoding SusC/RagA family TonB-linked outer membrane protein, whose product is MKRFLFLTCLIIFYCIKVSAQQRIEVTGIVKDTTGKTMSGVSIKTEGGGAISDDNGKFTVFVKSLQSEITATYIGYVTLRIKLNGHKDISIILTPNTKSDLQDVVVIGMQQQSMRTTVSSISGIVSKDIENRPVASVDVLLQGRIAGLNVQVSSGEPGVAPTVVVRGNSTVNTSIGDNANVQQAQAMSGPLYVIDGIPIDPADIANNAGATGTNFLAGLNVNDIESVQVQKDAAATAAWGSRGANGVIYITTKKGTSKVPVFGVNVYYGVNQKPKLIPTLTGSAEREAKLNIINQYATTAAQLAALPHLLTDSLNPSFNNATDWQGLFYQAAPITNIDATMSAASEDYNYRLSMGYYNTQGIIRNTGYQRYSLRGNFGFKISPKLNSQLVLAMVKENRQAGQKYQNSDANTPFSGSSQPTSFYYVNGFDSSGFLGISSKLRNINLNDNYQASMTTNYDILPGLRYTLQGGANVYVTSKDYFQPSNVDVVGALTGGNPSQPSYAESDRGTYSTYLVTNTLNYNKEFKTKAGNSHNLNLTASQQYTSLVSSGNTASGYNTPTNDIKTVTGIPQSDLSGSSYYQKDALLSLIGQIQYNYNQRYLLYGSYRADASSRFGNNNKWGYFPAVGIGWIVSDEKFMSGIKNTVNFFKLRFSMGSSGKNAYQFYPTFNEYNLSGTYNGTQAVQPSYTNGLTKNNLTWAKSVQKDLGFDLQMFNNRVILNTDFYDKLDKNQFFNFTLPFFTGYNSVYYNAKDLWVDNRGIDITLNTHNLSPKSAIQWNSQLVLTFQKNLIAKLPNNNRTFVIDDYNSGVSRVYAVGQPIYEMFQMHYEGVYNNQSEIPFNPLTGNPITYFKGYYPVKPGYPKWKDANGDGDVWSDEDNGDQYGDRIPTGDPNPKFVGGFSNDFTYKNFTLTISSVFTFKRTVVNTFFQQQLDGIAGSVNNLASHRLPDLSGLNYWTPEKAQDPNYKANFPSISPYSPYFYQFLPFTDMFNVDGSYFKVKNIILNYVLPSKFTNKLKIKHINVYAMMYNVLILKNKNNTMPDPEAVDQLGVYDGGLYPQAKTYTVGLNIQF